A genomic window from Litoreibacter janthinus includes:
- a CDS encoding YeeE/YedE family protein, which produces MLETLIDRFGDGGVLMMAGALVGTIFGASAQHSRFCLRAASVELSEGGLGPRISIWFIAFSAGVFLVQFSISLGLLDVSQSRQLAATGSMSGAIIGGLLFGCGMILARGCASRLLVLSATGNLRAIVTGLVLTLVAQASLRGALAPAREALAGLWLVPGGEARSLLSQLGMSSTLAAVIAAVALVSAFVLAFRSNVQTTRAIGAAIVGAAVALGWVLTYAISQTSFDVVPISSVTFTGPSTDTLMGLVNSTELPLGFGVGLVPGVFFGAGAMAILSREAQIQRFGADTPMERYLIGAGLMGFGSMLAGGCAVGAGMSGGAIFAITAWVAVFFMWVGAMATHLLMGRLSRVASVAA; this is translated from the coding sequence ATGCTCGAGACTTTGATCGACCGTTTCGGCGACGGAGGTGTGCTGATGATGGCGGGCGCGCTTGTCGGCACGATTTTCGGTGCGTCTGCTCAGCACTCCCGTTTCTGTTTGCGGGCGGCGAGCGTGGAGCTGTCGGAAGGCGGCCTTGGTCCACGCATTTCCATTTGGTTCATTGCGTTTAGCGCGGGCGTGTTTCTGGTGCAGTTCAGCATTTCGCTCGGACTGCTTGATGTCTCCCAATCACGCCAACTCGCGGCGACCGGAAGTATGTCGGGCGCGATTATCGGCGGTTTGTTGTTCGGTTGTGGCATGATCCTGGCGCGAGGCTGCGCCAGCCGCCTTTTGGTTCTATCCGCTACGGGCAACCTACGGGCCATCGTTACGGGCTTGGTACTCACCTTGGTGGCTCAGGCATCCTTGCGTGGGGCGCTGGCGCCCGCGCGCGAAGCTTTGGCAGGGCTTTGGCTTGTACCAGGGGGCGAGGCGCGGAGTTTGCTTTCACAGCTCGGGATGTCATCCACACTTGCTGCTGTCATAGCGGCGGTTGCTCTCGTGTCAGCTTTCGTACTGGCATTCCGCTCAAACGTTCAGACAACCCGCGCCATTGGCGCAGCCATTGTAGGCGCGGCCGTCGCGCTCGGGTGGGTGCTGACATATGCCATCTCCCAAACGTCGTTTGACGTGGTTCCGATTTCATCAGTGACTTTCACCGGCCCATCAACAGACACTTTGATGGGCTTGGTGAACAGCACCGAACTGCCCTTGGGTTTTGGCGTAGGCCTAGTTCCAGGGGTGTTCTTCGGGGCAGGGGCGATGGCGATCCTTTCCCGTGAGGCGCAGATTCAGAGGTTTGGCGCGGACACACCGATGGAACGGTACTTGATCGGTGCCGGTCTAATGGGGTTTGGCAGCATGCTGGCTGGCGGCTGCGCGGTTGGGGCAGGTATGTCAGGTGGAGCAATCTTTGCGATTACCGCTTGGGTCGCCGTCTTCTTCATGTGGGTTGGCGCAATGGCGACCCATCTATTGATGGGCCGCCTGTCTCGTGTGGCATCGGTCGCAGCCTAA
- the hemA gene encoding 5-aminolevulinate synthase has protein sequence MNYENYFAASLDQLRDDGNYRVFAELERKCGDFPHAQSHEKGETAPVTIWCSNDYLGMGQHPSVLKAMHSALDRCGAGAGGTRNISGTTHDHVQLEAELADLHGKEDALLFTSGYVSNWAALGTLAGKIPGCVVLSDALNHASMIEGIRHSKAQRMIWKHNDLQDLENKLASLPLNQPKLIAFESVYSMDGDIAPIKEICDLADKYNAMTYLDEVHAVGLYGPRGGGIAEREGLMDRLTVIEGTLGKAFGVVGGYIAASADLCDFVRSFASGFIFTTALPPAVAAGAAASIRHLKDSTAEREDHQSRVAEVRARLDAIGIPHSENPSHIIPVMVGDPVKCKYISDLLLRDYGIYIQPINYPTVPKGTERLRITPSPVHSDEDIDRLIGALEALWSQCQLARMPMAAQ, from the coding sequence ATGAACTACGAAAATTACTTTGCCGCCAGCCTTGATCAGTTGCGTGATGATGGGAACTACCGTGTCTTCGCTGAGCTGGAACGCAAATGCGGCGACTTCCCACACGCGCAATCTCACGAAAAAGGGGAAACCGCACCTGTAACGATCTGGTGTTCCAATGACTACTTGGGCATGGGCCAGCATCCTTCGGTGCTGAAAGCGATGCACAGCGCACTGGATCGATGTGGCGCAGGCGCAGGCGGCACGCGCAACATTTCCGGTACGACGCATGATCATGTCCAGTTGGAAGCGGAATTGGCTGATCTTCATGGCAAAGAGGATGCTTTGTTGTTCACCTCTGGCTACGTGTCGAACTGGGCTGCGCTGGGCACTTTGGCTGGGAAAATTCCGGGCTGCGTTGTTCTGTCTGATGCGCTCAATCACGCGTCTATGATCGAAGGTATTCGCCACTCCAAAGCGCAGCGTATGATTTGGAAGCACAACGATCTTCAGGATCTGGAAAACAAGCTGGCGTCACTTCCCCTAAACCAGCCGAAACTGATCGCGTTTGAAAGCGTGTATTCGATGGATGGCGATATCGCGCCGATCAAAGAGATTTGCGATCTTGCCGACAAATATAACGCTATGACCTACCTTGATGAGGTGCATGCCGTAGGCCTCTACGGGCCGCGCGGCGGTGGCATTGCAGAACGTGAAGGCCTGATGGACAGGCTGACCGTTATTGAAGGCACCCTTGGCAAGGCGTTCGGTGTCGTCGGCGGTTATATCGCGGCATCTGCTGATTTGTGTGACTTCGTGCGCAGCTTCGCGAGCGGATTCATTTTCACGACTGCGCTTCCACCTGCTGTGGCCGCTGGCGCAGCAGCGTCCATTCGGCATCTGAAGGATTCCACCGCGGAACGTGAAGACCATCAGTCACGTGTGGCCGAGGTGCGCGCGCGGTTGGATGCGATCGGTATTCCGCATTCGGAGAACCCGAGTCACATCATTCCGGTCATGGTCGGCGATCCTGTGAAATGCAAATACATCTCGGACCTGCTGTTGCGGGATTACGGGATTTACATCCAGCCAATCAATTACCCCACCGTCCCCAAGGGCACTGAGCGACTCCGCATTACACCTTCGCCAGTGCATAGCGACGAAGATATTGACCGCCTGATTGGCGCCCTGGAGGCGCTGTGGTCGCAATGCCAACTGGCACGTATGCCAATGGCTGCGCAGTAG
- a CDS encoding DUF302 domain-containing protein — protein sequence MKNLFMAGTLALFAVPACAQDHSITYPFEGSFEDATFAVESAIVGRGLVVDWVSHTGDMLARTADAVGSDVKLFEAADVFQFCSAQLSRKVMEVDPMNIAFCPYGIFVADQAGDVIVGYKTYPEGAMQEVQALLDEIVQEALQ from the coding sequence ATGAAAAATCTGTTTATGGCAGGAACTTTGGCTCTGTTTGCCGTTCCGGCATGTGCTCAAGACCATTCGATTACCTACCCATTTGAAGGCAGTTTTGAAGACGCAACCTTTGCGGTCGAGAGCGCCATCGTCGGGCGGGGGCTCGTCGTTGATTGGGTGAGCCACACCGGTGACATGCTCGCGCGGACTGCAGACGCGGTCGGCAGTGACGTGAAGCTTTTTGAGGCGGCGGACGTGTTTCAATTCTGCTCGGCCCAACTCTCCCGCAAGGTGATGGAAGTCGATCCAATGAACATCGCCTTCTGCCCCTACGGTATTTTTGTCGCCGACCAGGCTGGCGATGTGATCGTAGGCTACAAAACATATCCGGAGGGCGCCATGCAGGAGGTGCAGGCCCTGCTTGATGAAATCGTACAAGAGGCGCTGCAATAA
- a CDS encoding NAD(P)/FAD-dependent oxidoreductase — protein sequence MKLNRRIFMGTGAAAMASLGAPSVLADGHGKPRVVVIGGGAGGATVARYIAKDSKGEIDVTLVEPTRTYFTCFFSNLYLGGFKDIDDLGHTYGTLAAKYGINVVHDWAVDVDRDSKMVSLAGGSKLPYDKLILSPGIDFVDGAVEGWSVASQNAMPHAYKGGSQTELLKAQIAAIPEGGTFAMVAPPNPFRCPPGPYERVSMIAHVLKASNPTAKIIVADPKESFSKQSLFQEGWAKHYEGMVDWIGAEFGGGNVSVDPNAMTVTIDGEETKVDACNVIPAMKAGRIAELAGVTDGNWAPVNAVDMSTKADADVYVLGDASAQGDMPKSGFSANSQAKVCANAVRGALTGSKVFPAKFSNTCWSLIDTDDGVKVGATYEATDEKIAKVDGFISATGEDSATRKATYEESEGWYAGITADMFG from the coding sequence ATGAAACTGAATAGACGTATATTCATGGGGACGGGAGCCGCTGCTATGGCGTCTTTGGGCGCCCCTTCTGTGCTTGCGGACGGGCACGGGAAGCCACGTGTTGTCGTTATTGGCGGCGGGGCTGGTGGTGCGACCGTTGCGCGATACATCGCGAAGGACAGCAAAGGTGAGATTGATGTCACGCTGGTTGAACCTACCCGCACATATTTCACCTGTTTCTTCTCGAACCTGTATCTGGGTGGCTTCAAGGACATCGACGATCTGGGTCATACCTACGGCACTCTGGCGGCCAAGTACGGCATCAATGTTGTGCACGACTGGGCGGTTGATGTTGACCGTGACAGCAAGATGGTCTCGCTCGCCGGTGGCTCCAAGCTGCCCTACGACAAGCTTATCTTGAGCCCCGGGATCGACTTCGTCGATGGCGCGGTTGAAGGGTGGAGTGTCGCGTCGCAAAACGCCATGCCTCATGCTTACAAGGGCGGCTCGCAGACAGAATTGCTCAAGGCTCAGATCGCAGCTATTCCCGAGGGTGGCACATTTGCAATGGTGGCACCGCCTAACCCATTCCGTTGCCCGCCCGGGCCTTACGAGCGGGTTTCGATGATTGCGCATGTGTTGAAAGCCAGCAATCCCACAGCCAAAATTATCGTTGCTGACCCGAAAGAGAGTTTCTCCAAGCAGTCGTTGTTCCAAGAGGGCTGGGCAAAGCACTATGAAGGCATGGTTGACTGGATTGGCGCCGAGTTCGGAGGCGGCAATGTGTCGGTTGATCCAAACGCAATGACCGTCACAATTGATGGCGAAGAAACCAAGGTTGACGCGTGTAACGTGATCCCAGCGATGAAGGCGGGACGGATTGCGGAATTGGCGGGTGTAACAGATGGTAACTGGGCGCCGGTGAATGCCGTGGACATGAGCACAAAGGCTGACGCAGATGTCTACGTTTTGGGCGATGCTAGCGCACAGGGCGACATGCCGAAATCTGGCTTCTCTGCCAACTCGCAGGCCAAGGTTTGTGCCAACGCGGTGCGCGGTGCGTTGACAGGGTCGAAGGTCTTCCCTGCCAAGTTCTCGAACACTTGCTGGTCCTTGATTGACACAGATGACGGCGTGAAGGTCGGCGCAACCTATGAGGCCACCGACGAAAAGATAGCCAAAGTCGACGGCTTCATCTCTGCCACTGGTGAGGATAGCGCGACGCGCAAGGCAACTTATGAAGAGTCTGAAGGCTGGTATGCCGGCATCACAGCCGACATGTTCGGCTAA
- a CDS encoding c-type cytochrome produces MGLSRLLTLILAANVVAGISFAEEIGDAEAGKKIFSSCKGCHQIGAGAKDRIGPHLNGIFGRRAAAHDGFAYSNSMQRAGNDGLIWTVETLDAYVENPRALVSKTRMSFRGVKDAADRANLLAYLRGFSANPSNLPEAEPTARATDHDLDPEILALKGDPEYGEYLSSECLTCHQSDGSAEGIPSITRWPVEDFVVAMHAYKRKLRPHPVMQMMAGRLNDDEIAALAAYFKDLD; encoded by the coding sequence ATGGGCTTGTCACGGCTTTTAACACTAATCCTTGCCGCGAACGTAGTGGCGGGGATTTCTTTTGCCGAAGAGATTGGCGATGCTGAGGCGGGCAAGAAGATATTCAGTTCATGCAAAGGCTGCCATCAGATTGGCGCTGGTGCAAAGGACAGAATTGGCCCGCATTTGAATGGAATTTTTGGACGCCGCGCCGCTGCCCATGACGGATTTGCTTATTCCAACTCCATGCAGCGTGCAGGAAATGATGGTCTGATCTGGACCGTTGAAACCCTTGACGCCTATGTCGAAAACCCTCGTGCTCTCGTCTCCAAGACCCGCATGAGCTTTCGAGGCGTGAAAGACGCGGCTGATCGTGCTAATTTGTTGGCATATCTGCGCGGGTTTTCGGCCAATCCATCAAACCTGCCCGAGGCTGAGCCGACCGCGCGCGCAACCGATCACGATCTCGACCCTGAAATTCTTGCTCTGAAGGGCGACCCTGAATATGGTGAGTACCTTTCAAGTGAGTGCTTAACTTGCCATCAATCTGACGGAAGCGCAGAGGGTATCCCCTCAATCACACGATGGCCTGTGGAAGATTTTGTCGTCGCGATGCATGCCTACAAGCGCAAGCTTCGACCGCATCCAGTAATGCAAATGATGGCTGGGAGACTGAACGACGACGAGATCGCGGCGCTAGCTGCGTATTTTAAGGACCTCGATTAA
- a CDS encoding c-type cytochrome, with translation MSKFLKVAAALALISTPVAAETFGLGRVALPEEIAAWDKDVSPDGTGLPVGSGDVLTGEEVFADQCAVCHGDFAEGVGNWPKLAGGSGTLAHDDPLKTVGSYWPYLSTTWDYVNRSMPFGNAQSLQPDEVYAIVAYILYSNDLVDEDFVLSNETFTDVVLPNHDGFIQDDRIETEHSKWVGEPCMENCKEDVKVTMRAMVLDVTPDEGDDDAASAEPAAAEETPVVEEAKVEEAPVVAVAAVDPELVEAGEKVFKKCKACHQVGEGAKNKTGPVLNGIVGKAAGAVDGFKYSKPLMAKAEEGLVWTEDTLAEFLSKPKTFIKGTKMSFAGLKKDKDLAAITAYLASQSN, from the coding sequence ATGTCGAAGTTTCTTAAGGTCGCTGCGGCGTTAGCCCTAATCTCAACCCCTGTGGCCGCTGAAACCTTTGGTCTTGGCCGAGTGGCGTTGCCAGAAGAGATCGCGGCTTGGGACAAAGATGTCAGCCCTGATGGCACTGGTCTGCCAGTGGGTTCCGGCGACGTGCTAACGGGCGAAGAAGTGTTTGCCGACCAATGCGCAGTTTGCCACGGTGATTTTGCTGAAGGCGTGGGCAACTGGCCGAAACTGGCTGGCGGCTCGGGCACGCTGGCACATGATGACCCTTTAAAAACGGTGGGCAGCTACTGGCCGTATCTGTCGACCACATGGGACTATGTAAACCGTTCTATGCCCTTTGGTAACGCTCAGTCGCTTCAGCCGGATGAGGTATACGCGATTGTGGCCTACATCCTGTATTCGAACGATCTAGTGGACGAAGACTTTGTGCTGTCCAACGAGACCTTCACAGATGTTGTTCTGCCCAACCATGATGGCTTCATTCAGGATGACCGTATTGAGACGGAGCATTCAAAATGGGTCGGCGAGCCTTGCATGGAAAACTGCAAGGAAGACGTGAAAGTCACAATGCGCGCCATGGTGCTTGACGTCACACCTGATGAAGGTGACGACGATGCAGCGAGCGCTGAGCCGGCTGCTGCTGAAGAGACGCCAGTCGTGGAAGAAGCCAAGGTTGAGGAAGCCCCTGTCGTAGCAGTGGCAGCAGTTGACCCAGAGCTTGTCGAAGCTGGCGAGAAGGTCTTCAAAAAGTGCAAGGCCTGCCATCAGGTCGGCGAAGGCGCCAAGAACAAAACAGGCCCGGTGCTGAACGGGATCGTTGGCAAGGCGGCTGGTGCGGTAGACGGGTTCAAATACTCCAAACCCTTGATGGCAAAAGCCGAAGAAGGCCTGGTTTGGACGGAGGACACGCTCGCTGAGTTCCTGAGCAAGCCTAAGACCTTCATCAAAGGCACTAAGATGAGCTTCGCCGGTCTGAAGAAAGACAAAGATCTGGCTGCGATCACGGCCTATTTGGCCAGCCAAAGTAACTAG
- the soxC gene encoding sulfite dehydrogenase: protein MTEETTGKSRRAFLKGAALTGVSLAAGQASAATPDPLITEVQPWASGLGDGVDETPYGLPIQYEGDVVRRNVEWLTADTISSINFTPIHALDGTITPQGCAFERHHSGAIDLKKEDYRLMINGMVDRPLVFTYADLERFPRENHVYFCECAANTGMEWAGAQLNGAQFTHGMIHNMEYTGVPLRTLLEEAGYDTAGKWVYVEGADASSNGRSIPMEKALDDVLVAFKANGEALRKEHGYPVRLVVPGWEGNMWVKWIRRIEVSDAPVESREETSKYTDTLEDGTSRKWTWEMDAKSVVTSPSPQSPITHGKGPLVISGLAWSGRGAITRVDVSKDGGKTWETARLAKPGEKMALSRFYLDTNWDGEEMMLQSRAMDETGYVQPTKAQLREVRGLNSIYHNNCIQTWLVRSNGEAENVEVS from the coding sequence ATGACAGAAGAAACGACCGGTAAATCCCGCCGCGCCTTCCTCAAGGGCGCAGCCCTTACGGGCGTCAGCTTGGCGGCAGGCCAAGCCAGTGCCGCCACACCTGATCCGCTAATCACAGAGGTCCAACCTTGGGCGTCGGGGCTGGGCGACGGTGTTGATGAAACACCCTATGGTTTGCCAATTCAGTATGAAGGCGATGTTGTGCGCCGCAATGTTGAATGGCTGACGGCTGATACGATCAGCTCGATCAACTTCACTCCGATCCACGCATTGGATGGCACGATCACCCCGCAAGGCTGCGCGTTCGAGCGCCACCACTCAGGCGCCATTGATCTTAAGAAAGAAGACTACCGATTGATGATCAACGGCATGGTCGACCGTCCATTGGTCTTCACCTACGCCGATCTGGAACGCTTCCCTCGGGAAAACCATGTCTACTTCTGCGAATGTGCCGCGAATACCGGAATGGAATGGGCGGGCGCGCAATTGAATGGCGCACAGTTCACTCACGGTATGATCCACAATATGGAATATACTGGCGTACCGCTCCGCACCCTTCTGGAAGAGGCCGGATATGACACTGCTGGCAAGTGGGTCTACGTCGAAGGCGCGGACGCGTCGTCAAACGGCCGCTCCATTCCGATGGAAAAAGCGCTTGATGATGTGTTGGTGGCCTTCAAGGCCAACGGTGAAGCACTGCGCAAAGAGCATGGCTACCCCGTCCGACTTGTCGTCCCGGGCTGGGAGGGCAACATGTGGGTCAAATGGATCCGCCGGATCGAAGTCTCGGACGCGCCCGTAGAAAGCCGCGAAGAGACGTCGAAATATACCGACACGCTGGAAGATGGCACGTCGCGCAAATGGACGTGGGAAATGGATGCAAAATCCGTTGTGACCTCGCCAAGCCCACAGTCGCCTATCACGCACGGCAAGGGGCCATTGGTCATCAGTGGTCTTGCATGGTCGGGTCGCGGCGCGATCACACGCGTTGATGTCTCAAAGGATGGCGGCAAAACGTGGGAAACCGCACGCCTTGCAAAGCCAGGCGAGAAGATGGCACTGAGCCGTTTCTATCTCGATACAAATTGGGATGGAGAGGAGATGATGCTCCAATCGCGCGCCATGGACGAGACAGGCTACGTTCAGCCGACCAAAGCACAGCTGCGCGAAGTGCGTGGCTTGAACTCAATCTATCACAACAACTGCATCCAGACTTGGTTGGTGCGCTCCAACGGGGAGGCGGAAAATGTCGAAGTTTCTTAA
- the soxB gene encoding thiosulfohydrolase SoxB codes for MISRRDFLQTSMAASAILGASSYGNWGRLAAQQSLTQDQLLQFDTFGNVSLIHVTDIHAQLKPIYFREPSINIGVGDNRGKVPHVTGADFRKLYGVDDGSPSHYALSSGDFTSLAQGYGRVGGLDRVATVINQIRSDRPDALLLDGGDTWHGSYTCYQTEGQDMVNVMNALNPDAMTFHWEFTLGSDRVNEIVADLPFAALGQNIFDAEWDEPAELFPPYKFFERGGVKIAVIGQAFPYMPIANPGWMFPEYAFGIRDENMQTMVDEVRAQGAELVVCLSHNGFDVDKKMASIVTGIDVILSGHTHDALPEPVMVGDTIIVASGSNGKFVSRVDLDVRDGRMMGFRHKLIPIFSDVIEPDAEVAAVIDEQRAPFEDQLSEVIGQTGSLLYRRGNFNGTWDDLICDALISEREADIALSPGVRWGPSLLPGQDITREDIWNVTSMTYGAAYRSEMTGEFLHVIMEDVADNLFNPDPYYQQGGDMVRTGGLGYRIDVTKPQGERITEMTLLKTGEKIDPAKTYQVAGWASVNEGTEGPQIWDVVENHIRKQGTVTLDPNNSVQVVGA; via the coding sequence ATGATCTCACGGCGCGATTTTCTTCAAACAAGCATGGCGGCGAGTGCCATTCTCGGGGCGTCCAGCTACGGCAATTGGGGGCGCTTGGCCGCTCAGCAATCCCTGACGCAAGACCAACTTTTGCAGTTCGATACGTTTGGTAACGTGTCCCTTATCCACGTTACCGATATCCATGCGCAGTTGAAGCCAATCTATTTCCGTGAGCCTTCCATCAACATTGGCGTTGGGGACAATCGTGGCAAAGTTCCACATGTCACAGGTGCGGATTTCCGGAAGCTTTACGGTGTCGATGATGGCAGCCCGTCGCATTACGCGCTGAGCTCCGGTGACTTTACCTCGTTGGCTCAAGGCTATGGTCGTGTCGGCGGCCTTGACCGCGTTGCGACCGTTATCAACCAGATCCGGTCCGACCGGCCCGACGCGCTGCTTCTGGATGGTGGCGATACGTGGCATGGCTCCTACACTTGCTATCAGACCGAAGGCCAAGACATGGTCAACGTGATGAATGCGCTGAATCCGGATGCGATGACGTTCCACTGGGAGTTCACGCTGGGTTCTGATCGTGTAAACGAAATCGTTGCTGACCTGCCCTTCGCAGCCCTTGGCCAAAACATTTTCGACGCAGAATGGGACGAGCCTGCAGAACTGTTCCCGCCCTATAAATTCTTCGAGCGCGGTGGCGTGAAGATTGCGGTCATCGGGCAAGCCTTCCCTTATATGCCAATCGCGAACCCTGGTTGGATGTTTCCCGAATACGCCTTTGGTATTCGCGATGAGAATATGCAAACTATGGTCGACGAAGTGCGAGCCCAAGGCGCGGAGCTTGTTGTGTGCCTGAGTCATAACGGGTTTGACGTCGACAAAAAGATGGCCAGCATTGTGACTGGTATTGACGTGATCCTGTCGGGGCACACCCATGACGCATTGCCGGAGCCTGTGATGGTTGGCGATACGATCATCGTTGCTTCCGGCTCGAACGGAAAGTTTGTCTCCCGCGTCGATCTTGATGTGCGTGACGGGCGTATGATGGGCTTCCGACACAAGCTGATCCCGATTTTCTCTGATGTGATTGAGCCCGATGCCGAGGTCGCAGCGGTTATCGATGAGCAGCGCGCGCCGTTCGAGGACCAGTTGTCCGAAGTCATCGGGCAAACCGGCTCTCTGCTTTACCGCCGTGGTAACTTTAACGGCACGTGGGATGATCTGATTTGCGACGCGCTGATTTCGGAGCGTGAAGCTGACATCGCGCTGAGCCCCGGCGTGCGCTGGGGGCCATCGCTTTTGCCGGGCCAGGACATCACCCGCGAAGATATCTGGAACGTGACGTCGATGACCTATGGCGCGGCCTACCGCTCTGAAATGACGGGAGAGTTCCTTCATGTGATTATGGAGGACGTGGCGGATAACTTGTTCAACCCCGATCCCTATTATCAACAAGGCGGTGACATGGTTCGCACGGGTGGGCTTGGCTACCGGATTGACGTGACCAAGCCTCAAGGCGAGCGGATCACAGAGATGACCTTGCTGAAAACAGGCGAGAAGATCGACCCCGCAAAGACCTATCAGGTCGCCGGTTGGGCTTCGGTCAACGAAGGCACCGAAGGCCCGCAGATCTGGGACGTCGTAGAAAACCACATTCGCAAACAAGGCACCGTCACGCTGGACCCAAACAATAGCGTGCAAGTTGTAGGCGCCTAA
- the soxA gene encoding sulfur oxidation c-type cytochrome SoxA yields the protein MTTGAMADPVDDTLVINGETTIVTRTKAPAHVSDALDEVMSGWLFRGTETRAMQADDFDNPGMIFVEQAEDAWNTADGSEGKSCADCHGASSDMSEVRPTFPKWNDAAEEVFTLEMQINDCRENRMGAEEWKYTSGDMVNMTALLASVSRGNPVNVAIDGPAQATWEQGKDLYYTRTGQLELSCANCHEDSYGLMIRADHLSQGQINGFPTYRLKNTKLNSAHDRFKGCIRDTRAETFSPGSPEFVALELYVASRGNGLSVEGPSVRN from the coding sequence ATGACGACCGGCGCTATGGCTGATCCCGTGGATGACACATTGGTTATCAATGGCGAGACAACCATAGTCACGCGAACCAAAGCTCCGGCACATGTGTCGGATGCGCTTGACGAAGTAATGTCGGGTTGGCTTTTCCGTGGCACCGAGACGCGTGCAATGCAGGCCGATGACTTCGACAACCCGGGCATGATCTTTGTGGAACAGGCGGAAGATGCTTGGAACACTGCTGACGGTTCCGAAGGCAAGTCCTGCGCTGATTGTCACGGCGCTTCATCGGACATGTCTGAGGTTCGTCCAACATTCCCGAAATGGAATGACGCGGCTGAAGAAGTGTTCACGCTTGAGATGCAAATCAACGACTGCCGCGAGAACCGCATGGGCGCCGAGGAATGGAAGTACACGAGCGGAGACATGGTCAACATGACTGCGCTGCTGGCCTCTGTGTCTCGCGGTAACCCTGTGAACGTGGCAATTGACGGCCCAGCCCAGGCGACATGGGAGCAAGGCAAAGACCTGTACTACACTCGTACCGGTCAGCTTGAGTTGTCTTGCGCCAACTGTCACGAAGACAGCTACGGCCTGATGATCCGTGCGGATCACCTTAGCCAAGGGCAGATCAACGGCTTCCCGACCTACCGTTTGAAAAACACTAAGTTGAACTCGGCTCATGACCGGTTCAAAGGGTGTATTCGCGATACACGTGCAGAAACCTTCAGCCCTGGTAGCCCAGAGTTCGTAGCGCTTGAATTGTATGTCGCGTCGCGCGGGAACGGTCTGTCGGTCGAAGGGCCGTCCGTTCGTAACTAA
- the soxZ gene encoding thiosulfate oxidation carrier complex protein SoxZ — protein MAKGVKPRVKVPKKAAAGDAITIKTLISHKMESGQRKGDDGNLIPRSIINRFTCDFNGENVIDVTLEPAISTNPYFEFEATVPDAGEFKFTWYDDDGSVYEDSKTIAVG, from the coding sequence ATGGCAAAAGGTGTAAAACCCCGCGTCAAGGTGCCTAAGAAGGCAGCAGCAGGCGACGCAATCACCATCAAAACCCTGATCAGCCACAAGATGGAATCAGGTCAACGTAAGGGCGACGATGGTAACCTCATCCCACGCTCGATCATCAATCGCTTCACATGTGATTTTAACGGCGAGAACGTCATTGACGTGACGTTGGAGCCGGCGATTTCGACCAACCCATACTTCGAGTTTGAAGCAACCGTGCCAGACGCTGGTGAATTCAAGTTCACTTGGTATGACGACGATGGCTCTGTCTACGAAGATAGCAAGACAATTGCAGTTGGCTGA
- the soxY gene encoding thiosulfate oxidation carrier protein SoxY, whose product MKLTRRNAMIMGAGAFVAVGLPLRASASLADDAIAAFTGGAEMGDAGITLTAPEIAENGNTVPVEVSAPGAAEIMVLATGNPTPAVATFKFGPLAASQSASTRIRLAGTQDVVAIAKMADGSFAKASSTVKVTIGGCGG is encoded by the coding sequence ATGAAACTGACAAGACGAAACGCCATGATCATGGGCGCAGGTGCATTCGTGGCAGTTGGTCTGCCACTTCGTGCATCCGCTTCCCTGGCTGATGATGCCATCGCCGCTTTCACTGGTGGCGCTGAAATGGGCGACGCGGGCATCACCCTGACCGCGCCGGAAATCGCAGAGAACGGTAACACCGTTCCAGTAGAGGTTTCCGCACCGGGTGCCGCTGAAATTATGGTGCTTGCCACTGGCAATCCGACACCAGCAGTCGCGACCTTCAAATTCGGTCCTTTGGCCGCGTCCCAATCTGCCTCTACCCGTATCCGGTTGGCAGGCACGCAAGACGTTGTTGCGATCGCTAAAATGGCAGACGGCTCGTTCGCGAAGGCGTCGAGCACTGTCAAAGTCACAATCGGCGGCTGCGGCGGCTAA